The genomic segment TATACAGGTTCTTTATGATGATACAGGTCTTTAAGTTCCATGGTCGAATCTGAGATGTGATGGCAGGTCAAAATGAGgaaaatatataacacacatTTTCACTAAGGAGCATTTTAGGAGAGCAACTAGAGTTGTAATCCGACGCCTTGTTTCGGTTGATAATCTCTGTCTCATGTGCGCCTCTCCTGGCAAAAAGAGCACACATGTAACAGCCCCTCCTCTCTTCATTCTCATTGGCTCCTATTCCTTCTGCATGAGTTTCCTGTTTCTTCACCGTGCTCCTCCTGGCTCTTGTTAGCTGCTCTTTGTGCAGGCCATCTGCGTTCTTCTTCAGGCATGTCcaaacattttctctctttctcatgctGAACTGTTGCTCTCTCAGCCGCATGGCTGAGCCTAACAAACTGTTGCTTTCGATTTTCTAGCTACTGGGTTTTGTGCTTTGTCGCTACACCACTGATTTGTGACTTTGAAATGCTTACCTAAATAGGCCGTTAGaagagttgtttattttttttcccccctctgacttacattcctcctcctcctccttctcctcctgcacaaaaaaactctttcTCTGTTCACACTGCTTTATGTTTTTTGATGTCGactaaaaaaaattgacatgaatccttttaatgtgtttattaacaGTACAAGAATCTTTTTACAGTGTGCCAGAGCATGACCGgtcgggggggtgggggttgatTTTGAAATATTGAGTTGTATTGAAGTTGAGTTTAGCAaatcatgttctttattaaTCAAAAATCACAAGAGTTTGGATGTAAAAGCACAGCCAGATTACTTTAATCTGATTAAGTGCTTTTCTTGCAGTGGTTCACCTATCAAACATCAAGATCAACTATGAAGTCTATCCCCAaaaatgatgtgtttgtagTGATCTTAGACATCAATGCTGTGTATctatcatttttcatttctgccTTGCCCTAACAActctctcttgttctgtctCCATCGGTAGAATTTTGATATGTTCTCAACAGCGCTTACATCACCTCGTGGCCCTAGAGGCCAGCGGCGCAGTACAGCTTCAGCAGTGGCTCACTGTGTGCGTCCTCAGCACACGGACACCGAACagctggagcagctgctggACAAACCAGTTCTGGTGGTGGTGGAACAGCCCAAGGAGCGCGGCATGAGGTTCCGCTATGAGTGTGAGGGCCGATCGGCCGGTAGCATCCTGGGAGCCTCAAGTACTGATGTCAACAAGACGCTACCTTCCATCGAGGTGGGTGTGGGAACataccactgtgtgtgttttggtggatgtgtatacgtatatatgtgtatatatatatgtgtgtgtgtgtgtgtgtgtgtgtgtgtgtgtgtgtgtgtgtgtatgtatgtgtgtgtgtgtgtgtatgtgtgtgtgtgtatatatatatatatatatatatatatatatatatatatatatatatatatatacatgtatgtgtgtgtgtatatgtatttttcttCCCCTTAATTTAACTATTTATAGCTACATCTACAAACTGTAAGAGAGATTGTAAAGGCAAAGGCAACACTTGGAAACGAGGATACAGTAATGGGGGTTTTCATGTGGTGATCCTTTTACAGGTTTTCCATGGAAAGTGGaatatgtttgaaatattatcAAATTATCATTGCTGAAAATGCTTTCTTGGAGATTAAACATcaaattattgttttattcttatttattatgTACTCATGAAATATAAACTGTATTCATGAGGTCATATTTAAGCTCTTAGCTTTTGCTTTACTTATTTTCAGAAGTACACCAGTAAATTAAAGGTACATTTGGGTTACCTTGCAACAGGTAAACGTTAAAGTCTTCTTTATTCTGACTCTTGGCCTTTATCCAGGTGGTTTTTTATGAGTCAGCACAAGCTTGTAGTACAGTGGATCAGTCTTTTGCATTGGTCTGTGTGGGATGTCTATTTGAATTTGTGCATGTGCATTTTTGCACCAAGTGTGTGATTTGCTTGCAATTGATGTGCAAATAAAGATCGAGACCGTTGCTGTAGCCTTTTCTGGAATGTACCGATTAGCCCAAACCTAATGGGGGTTGTCCCTGTTTTGGTGGTTTGTGTGAATGGTGTTACTCTTTTATATTCTAACCCTGAggtctgaaagaaaaaaaaaagaaagtcccTCTCTGAGAGGTATTTCGTTGGTGTGGTATGAAGGAGGGAAGTaccacacaaaaaataaacagaacatacaTTTTCCTCTTTGAACAGCTTGGTTTCCATATATGGCAGTTTGGATTGATTGGAATATTACATCATCATTTAGGAATCTTCTTTGGCATAATATCCTTATAATTAATCCTTTTGTCTACTTTTCTAAATAGCTTCAAGGGCCAATCGACAGGATAAAAAATGTGAAGGTCACAGTGTCTCTTGTGACAAAGGACATCCCTCATCGCCCACATCCACACTGCTTGGTCGGAAAGGACTGTTCAGATGGCATATGCGTCATCAGCTTTAATCCCCACAACATACGGCGCCACAGGTACTCGCCACCACCTTCAGTCAGTAATTCAATAATTACTGCTTGGTAGTGTGTTAATTGACTATAAAGTGTTGTTGAAATCATGTTCGAGCTTTGAATGGCATACAGTTTCCAACCGCTTTTACGTGAGAGTGAAGAGGTCCTCGGGTGAGATTAGAACATTTTGAACACATTACTGTGGATACAGATTGAGTTTTTCATAAATATCTGACATGAACGTGAAGCTAGTACTATGACAGGGAGGATTATACTATGAATTAAGACAGACTGTTCAGTGAAGGGCTGTAAAAAAGTATTGATGCAATGTATTATAGTATTTATCTGTTTAATGAAAGCTAATGAGGTTaaatttgtttttagttttgtgaATTTAGGCATCCAGTGTGTTCGGAGGAAAGAATTAGATGCTTCcctgatgaagaggaagaagaaaaacatcgATCCATTCAGCAGTAGGTTTTGTACACTTGTTTTGTCATACGCAGTCTGTAGTTCTACAAAATATGTGACATGTCTTTGCCAGAGAGAGATGCTTCATATACCATCATGCCAATAAACTTTACTTTCCAAGCGATACATAtttagtctctctgtctctctctctctctctctctctctctctctctctctctctctctcgctgatAGCTGGCCACTCGAAGAGCATTGAGGACATGGACATGAATGTGGTTCGTTTATGCTTCCAGTGTGAGCTGGAGAGAGAAGATGGGGACAGGACCTATCTCTACCCTGTGGTATCTAACCCCATTTACGACAAAAGTAAGACCAATGATGTGCCCTTTTAATATCGTGTTCAATTCAAATATTCTCTTTGGGTTAAATATAATAATCTAGTCAGTTCAATtctataatattaacattatacgTATTTCCAAATGCACAATACAGCAACGTAAGTTTGACGTTTCGTGGCGATTACACGAGCAGCACAGACGCGAATCATTTAGTGCAACACTTGAAGAAGAACAGACATGTAAATGGACATGTCAGTAATTACAAACAGTTTGCTGCATAAAGGATTGTAATTGTCATAATATGAAGGTGTAATAGAGAGAGCCAAGTCAGCCACTTCCACCATCATTATGGTCTGATTATGTTACTGTATTGAATAATAAAATGCCTATCATCAACTGCAACgctaatattatttttatgtgcATCTGTGCAGAAGCTACTACAACTGCAGAGCTGAAAATCAACAGGTTGAACATTGTGCAAGGACCCTGTACAGGCAAGACAGAGATCTACATGCTTTGCGACAAAGTGCAAAAAGGTGAGCGCCACTCCCACATCGTACTAGGACCCaaaatgaaattattaatatttttttgtaacgAGTAATAAGAGTACAGAATAAAGCAGCATAACCGTGCCTTATCATAAAATGAGTTTTTTCTAATGTTACGTAGTACTCTGTAGTATTGCATCTCTGAACCAAAGCGTTTTGACAGAACATACCACAAAACCCCCCCGAATTAATAGAGGTATACTGCTTGAGAGTAAAAACCACTAGTGAGTAATGGGGGGAGCATAGCGTAGCAAGGTAAAAGATTTTAATGACGGATACTGTACTTGATGTAAGCAAATTATAAAAATGCACTGTATTGTGAAAAGCAACTATGAGTAAAGGACAATAGTTTTGATCTCTGAAACAAAACCTGAAATTCTATCTACACTCACCATCCAggttattaggaacacctttactcctacacattcatgcagtcaTCTACTCAGCCaatcataaaatcatgcagatacaggccgagagcttcacatcaaacatcagagtgaggggggaaaagtgtgatcacTGCGACTTTGATCGtcccagacgggctggtttgagtatttcagaaatggctgatctgggattttcgcACTCAATaatctgtagagtttacacagaatggtgtgaaaaacaaaaattatgGGATTAAGGGAACGAcggttctgtgggtggaaacgccttgcagatgagagaggtcaggggaaaatggccagattggtctgagctgacaggaagtctttAGCACCTCAAATAAtgactctttacaaccgtggtgagcagaaaagcatctcagaacacacaacatatcaaacctgtgaggtggatggactacaacagcagaagaacacatCAGTTTCCAGTccggtcagccaagaacaggaatctgaagctatcatgggcacagactcacccaaactgaacAGATGAGAGCTGCAAAAATACCATGTGATGCttagtcttcagctgtccactTTAGGTATGTCTGtgtccatgatagcctcagattcctgttcttggctgaccggagtggaacccgatgtgttcttctgctgttgtaacccatccacctcaaggtatGACGTGctgtacattctgagatgcttttctgctcaccacaattgtaataaatgattatttgagttgccatagacttcctggcagctcaaaccaatctgagCTTGTGCTACAGTGCTACTGTAGCTTCTC from the Ictalurus furcatus strain D&B chromosome 17, Billie_1.0, whole genome shotgun sequence genome contains:
- the relb gene encoding transcription factor RelB isoform X4, with translation MFSTALTSPRGPRGQRRSTASAVAHCVRPQHTDTEQLEQLLDKPVLVVVEQPKERGMRFRYECEGRSAGSILGASSTDVNKTLPSIELQGPIDRIKNVKVTVSLVTKDIPHRPHPHCLVGKDCSDGICVISFNPHNIRRHSFVNLGIQCVRRKELDASLMKRKKKNIDPFSTGHSKSIEDMDMNVVRLCFQCELEREDGDRTYLYPVVSNPIYDKKATTTAELKINRLNIVQGPCTGKTEIYMLCDKVQKDDIEIIFSLGNWEAKAEFAQTDVHRQIAIVFKSPPYQEQDLAEEVEVNVSLRRISDRMYSEPVKFTYLPHNPDPYEVKRKRKIKSSKFNEDCSVSTDEVMSTPGPAHQFDPFCADGSDCGILPQEEMFPQVPQVPQVLDGIHYEDSGSQLDDTCVSLDPDTMNSLLCSLNDCLGPQNFLQLLNSQDPNSSIADANLNHMEAGQPPISSFIDPFYNQELPQDLQDIFLRQVKTEDDS